The Vulpes vulpes isolate BD-2025 chromosome 8, VulVul3, whole genome shotgun sequence genome has a window encoding:
- the KLF11 gene encoding Krueppel-like factor 11 isoform X1, with translation MHTAGSGGAGDARAVDIMDICESILERKRHDSERSTCSILEQNDIEAVEALVCMSSWGQRSQKGDLLKIRPLTPVSDPGDVTTTVHVDAAAPELPKDFDSLSTLCMTPPQSPDLVEPLTGTLVPAQVTDSKACMVTSVPPASAEAGEVPSRKVERGLPGLKPGPQEPAPGPSCRPMVTSVIRHTGGSPALGHIPAAHIQECQLSVDQEGEAQLLGHTTALLDTQLTDNLLNTNPVSCQPCLHKSGGLLLTDRGQQAGWPVAIQTCSPKNYESDLPRKATPLISVPVSGSPVFCQMIPVTGQSGMLPAFLKPPPQVSAGTVKPILPHAAPVPSPVFVGPPVPQGAVMLVLPQVALPQPATSSSSVVAVGSPRFLPLAPAPVFITSGQNCAPQVDFSRRRNYICNFPGCRKTYFKSSHLKAHLRTHTGEKPFNCNWDGCDKKFARSDELSRHRRTHTGEKKFVCPVCDRRFMRSDHLTKHARRHMTTKKIPGWQAEVGKLNRIASAEKPGSPPVSTPASV, from the exons GTGGACATCATGGACATCTGTGAGTCCATcctggagaggaagaggcatgATAGCGAAAGGTCTACATGCAGCATCTTGGAGCAGAATGACATTGAAGCAGTTGAGGCTCTTGTTTGCATGAGCTCCTGGGGTCAAAGATCCCAGAAAGGTGACCTATTAAAGATAAGACCCCTCACACCTGTTTCTGACCCTGGGGATGTCACCACCACTGTGCATGTGGATGCAGCCGCCCCTGAGCTACCAAAGGACTTCGACTCTTTATCAACTCTG tgcatgACTCCTCCTCAGAGCCCTGATCTTGTGGAGCCATTGACAGGGACACTTGTTCCTGCCCAAGTAACTGATTCCAAAGCATGCATGGTTACGTCCGTCCCCCCAGCCTCCGCTGAGGCAGGCGAAGTGCCAAGCAGGAAAGTGGAGAGGGGCCTTCCTGGTTTGAAGCCAGGGCCACAGGAACCAGCCCCTGGCCCTTCCTGCAGGCCCATGGTGACGAGTGTCATCCGCCATACTGGAGGGAGTCCTGCTCTTGGCCACATTCCTGCTGCCCACATTCAAGAATGCCAACTTTCTGTCGACCAAGAAGGAGAAGCACAGTTGTTGGGACATACCACAGCTCTGCTGGACACACAACTCACAGACAATCTGCTGAACACTAACCCGGTGTCGTGTCAGCCTTGCTTGCACAAGTCTGGTGGCCTGCTGCTCACTGACAGAGGCCAGCAGGCAGGATGGCCTGTCGCAATTCAAACCTGCTCACCAAAGAATTATGAAAGTGACTTGCCAAGGAAAGCCACCCCTCTGATTTCTGTCCCTGTCTCCGGTTCCCCTGTCTTCTGCCAAATGATCCCTGTGACTGGACAGAGTGGCATGTTACCAGCTTTTTTGAAGCCTCCTCCCCAGGTGTCTGCAGGGACTGTCAAACCCATCCTGCCCCATGCTGCTCCAGTGCCCTCGCCTGTGTTCGTGGGACCCCCTGTGCCTCAGGGAGCTGTGATGCTGGTTCTGCCCCAGGTGGCCCTCCCCCAGCCTGCCACCTCTTCATCCAGTGTAGTGGCTGTGGGGAGTCCCAGGTTCTTGCCCCTTGCCCCTGCTCCAGTGTTCATCACCTCCGGTCAAAACTGTGCCCCTCAGGTAGACTTTTCCCGACGGAGAAATTACATTTGCAACTTCCCAGGCTGCCGGAAAACCTACTTCAAAAGTTCCCACCTCAAGGCCCATCTTCGCACCCACACAG gAGAGAAGCCTTTTAATTGCAACTGGGATGGCTGTGATAAAAAATTTGCTCGTTCCGACGAACTCTCTCGCCACCGAAGAACTCACACTGGGGAGAAGAAGTTTGTGTGTCCGGTGTGTGATCGGCGTTTCATGCGCAGTGACCACCTGACAAAGCATGCCCGGCGCCACATGACTACCAAGAAGATCCCGGGCTGGCAGGCAGAGGTTGGCAAGCTGAACAGAATTGCCTCAGCAGAGAAACCTGGGAGCCCCCCAGTAAGCACGCCAGCCTCTGTGTGA
- the KLF11 gene encoding Krueppel-like factor 11 isoform X2: protein MDICESILERKRHDSERSTCSILEQNDIEAVEALVCMSSWGQRSQKGDLLKIRPLTPVSDPGDVTTTVHVDAAAPELPKDFDSLSTLCMTPPQSPDLVEPLTGTLVPAQVTDSKACMVTSVPPASAEAGEVPSRKVERGLPGLKPGPQEPAPGPSCRPMVTSVIRHTGGSPALGHIPAAHIQECQLSVDQEGEAQLLGHTTALLDTQLTDNLLNTNPVSCQPCLHKSGGLLLTDRGQQAGWPVAIQTCSPKNYESDLPRKATPLISVPVSGSPVFCQMIPVTGQSGMLPAFLKPPPQVSAGTVKPILPHAAPVPSPVFVGPPVPQGAVMLVLPQVALPQPATSSSSVVAVGSPRFLPLAPAPVFITSGQNCAPQVDFSRRRNYICNFPGCRKTYFKSSHLKAHLRTHTGEKPFNCNWDGCDKKFARSDELSRHRRTHTGEKKFVCPVCDRRFMRSDHLTKHARRHMTTKKIPGWQAEVGKLNRIASAEKPGSPPVSTPASV, encoded by the exons ATGGACATCTGTGAGTCCATcctggagaggaagaggcatgATAGCGAAAGGTCTACATGCAGCATCTTGGAGCAGAATGACATTGAAGCAGTTGAGGCTCTTGTTTGCATGAGCTCCTGGGGTCAAAGATCCCAGAAAGGTGACCTATTAAAGATAAGACCCCTCACACCTGTTTCTGACCCTGGGGATGTCACCACCACTGTGCATGTGGATGCAGCCGCCCCTGAGCTACCAAAGGACTTCGACTCTTTATCAACTCTG tgcatgACTCCTCCTCAGAGCCCTGATCTTGTGGAGCCATTGACAGGGACACTTGTTCCTGCCCAAGTAACTGATTCCAAAGCATGCATGGTTACGTCCGTCCCCCCAGCCTCCGCTGAGGCAGGCGAAGTGCCAAGCAGGAAAGTGGAGAGGGGCCTTCCTGGTTTGAAGCCAGGGCCACAGGAACCAGCCCCTGGCCCTTCCTGCAGGCCCATGGTGACGAGTGTCATCCGCCATACTGGAGGGAGTCCTGCTCTTGGCCACATTCCTGCTGCCCACATTCAAGAATGCCAACTTTCTGTCGACCAAGAAGGAGAAGCACAGTTGTTGGGACATACCACAGCTCTGCTGGACACACAACTCACAGACAATCTGCTGAACACTAACCCGGTGTCGTGTCAGCCTTGCTTGCACAAGTCTGGTGGCCTGCTGCTCACTGACAGAGGCCAGCAGGCAGGATGGCCTGTCGCAATTCAAACCTGCTCACCAAAGAATTATGAAAGTGACTTGCCAAGGAAAGCCACCCCTCTGATTTCTGTCCCTGTCTCCGGTTCCCCTGTCTTCTGCCAAATGATCCCTGTGACTGGACAGAGTGGCATGTTACCAGCTTTTTTGAAGCCTCCTCCCCAGGTGTCTGCAGGGACTGTCAAACCCATCCTGCCCCATGCTGCTCCAGTGCCCTCGCCTGTGTTCGTGGGACCCCCTGTGCCTCAGGGAGCTGTGATGCTGGTTCTGCCCCAGGTGGCCCTCCCCCAGCCTGCCACCTCTTCATCCAGTGTAGTGGCTGTGGGGAGTCCCAGGTTCTTGCCCCTTGCCCCTGCTCCAGTGTTCATCACCTCCGGTCAAAACTGTGCCCCTCAGGTAGACTTTTCCCGACGGAGAAATTACATTTGCAACTTCCCAGGCTGCCGGAAAACCTACTTCAAAAGTTCCCACCTCAAGGCCCATCTTCGCACCCACACAG gAGAGAAGCCTTTTAATTGCAACTGGGATGGCTGTGATAAAAAATTTGCTCGTTCCGACGAACTCTCTCGCCACCGAAGAACTCACACTGGGGAGAAGAAGTTTGTGTGTCCGGTGTGTGATCGGCGTTTCATGCGCAGTGACCACCTGACAAAGCATGCCCGGCGCCACATGACTACCAAGAAGATCCCGGGCTGGCAGGCAGAGGTTGGCAAGCTGAACAGAATTGCCTCAGCAGAGAAACCTGGGAGCCCCCCAGTAAGCACGCCAGCCTCTGTGTGA